One Luteibacter aegosomaticola genomic window carries:
- the pnp gene encoding polyribonucleotide nucleotidyltransferase produces MAKVTKSFQYGSHEVTLETGEIARQASGAVMVSMGGTVVLVTVVAAPKAREGQDFFPLTVDYMEKFYSAGRIPGGFFKREGRPTEKETLTSRLIDRPLRPLFPEEFRNEIQVIAQVVSLNPEVDGDIPALIGASAAMSLAGVPFKGPIGAARVGYANGQYILNPTASQLKTSDLDLVVAGTSSAVMMVESEAKLLSEDVMLGSVVFGHQQMQVAIDTINAFVAEAGAKSFKWEAPAPKTALYDAVKAAVGNRFAEAFQIRDKLARRDVISALKGDVKTAIAADAEVNGWTDGDIGNAFGEVEYRTLRDGVLSTKVRIDGRQLDDVRPITVRVGVLPRTHGSALFTRGETQALVVATLGTTRDSQIIDAPEGEWKDTFLFHYNFPPFSVGETGRVGSPKRREVGHGRLAKRGVQAVKPTIEEFPYVVRVVSEITESNGSSSMASVCGSSLAMMDAGVPLKSPVAGIAMGLVKEGNDFVVLSDILGDEDHLGDMDFKVAGTADGVSALQMDIKVDGITEEIMRTALAQAKRGRLHILGEMAKCITEARSEMSEYAPRLLTIKIHPDKIREVIGKGGATIRSITEETGTTIDITDDGNVVIASVNREAAEAARKRIEQIVSDVEPGRIYEGKVAKLMDFGAFVTIMPGKDGLVHVSQISSERVEKVSDKLKEGDIVKVKVLEVDKQGRIRLSMKAVTEEENAAG; encoded by the coding sequence GTGGCGAAAGTAACCAAGTCATTCCAGTACGGTAGTCACGAAGTCACGCTGGAGACGGGCGAAATCGCCCGCCAGGCGTCCGGTGCGGTCATGGTCAGCATGGGCGGCACTGTCGTCCTGGTGACCGTTGTCGCCGCTCCGAAGGCCCGCGAAGGCCAGGACTTCTTCCCGCTCACGGTCGACTACATGGAGAAGTTCTACTCCGCGGGTCGCATCCCGGGTGGCTTCTTCAAGCGCGAAGGCCGCCCGACCGAGAAGGAGACGCTCACCTCGCGTCTTATCGATCGTCCGCTCCGTCCGCTGTTCCCGGAAGAGTTCCGCAACGAAATCCAGGTCATCGCACAGGTTGTGTCGCTGAACCCGGAAGTCGACGGTGACATCCCGGCGCTCATCGGTGCCTCGGCTGCCATGTCGCTCGCCGGCGTGCCCTTCAAGGGCCCGATCGGTGCCGCGCGCGTTGGTTACGCCAACGGCCAGTACATCCTGAACCCGACCGCTTCGCAGCTGAAGACCTCGGACCTCGACCTCGTCGTGGCCGGTACCTCCAGCGCCGTGATGATGGTGGAGTCGGAAGCCAAGCTCCTCAGCGAAGACGTCATGCTCGGCTCGGTGGTCTTCGGCCACCAGCAGATGCAGGTCGCGATCGACACGATCAACGCCTTCGTCGCCGAAGCCGGTGCCAAGTCGTTCAAGTGGGAAGCCCCGGCGCCGAAGACGGCCCTGTACGACGCGGTCAAGGCCGCCGTCGGCAACCGCTTCGCCGAAGCCTTCCAGATCCGCGACAAGCTGGCTCGCCGCGACGTCATCAGCGCGCTCAAGGGCGACGTGAAGACGGCCATCGCCGCCGACGCCGAAGTCAATGGCTGGACCGATGGCGACATCGGCAACGCTTTCGGCGAAGTCGAGTACCGCACCCTGCGTGACGGCGTGCTCAGCACGAAGGTCCGCATCGACGGTCGCCAGCTCGATGACGTCCGCCCGATCACCGTCCGCGTCGGCGTGCTGCCGCGCACCCACGGCTCGGCGCTCTTCACCCGCGGTGAGACGCAGGCGCTGGTCGTTGCCACGCTCGGCACCACCCGCGATTCGCAGATCATCGACGCGCCGGAAGGCGAGTGGAAGGATACGTTCCTGTTCCACTACAACTTCCCTCCGTTCTCGGTGGGCGAAACCGGCCGCGTCGGCAGCCCGAAGCGTCGCGAAGTCGGTCACGGCCGTCTCGCCAAGCGCGGCGTGCAGGCCGTCAAGCCGACGATCGAAGAGTTCCCGTACGTCGTCCGCGTCGTCTCGGAAATCACCGAGTCGAACGGTTCCTCGTCGATGGCTTCGGTCTGCGGTTCGTCGCTGGCCATGATGGATGCGGGCGTCCCGCTGAAGTCGCCGGTCGCCGGTATCGCCATGGGCCTGGTGAAGGAAGGCAACGACTTCGTCGTGCTCTCCGACATCCTGGGTGATGAAGATCACCTCGGCGACATGGACTTCAAGGTGGCCGGTACCGCCGATGGCGTGTCCGCGCTGCAGATGGACATCAAGGTCGACGGCATCACCGAAGAGATCATGCGCACGGCGCTGGCCCAGGCCAAGCGCGGTCGCCTGCACATCCTCGGCGAAATGGCCAAGTGCATCACCGAAGCCCGTTCGGAAATGAGCGAGTACGCCCCGCGCCTGCTCACCATCAAGATCCATCCGGACAAGATCCGCGAAGTCATCGGCAAGGGCGGCGCCACCATCCGCTCGATCACCGAAGAGACCGGCACTACCATCGACATCACGGACGACGGCAACGTCGTGATCGCCTCGGTCAATCGTGAGGCAGCCGAAGCCGCCCGTAAGCGCATCGAGCAGATCGTCTCCGACGTCGAGCCGGGCCGCATCTACGAAGGCAAGGTTGCGAAGCTGATGGACTTCGGCGCATTCGTCACCATCATGCCGGGCAAGGACGGTCTCGTGCACGTCTCGCAGATTTCGAGCGAGCGCGTCGAGAAGGTCTCCGACAAGCTGAAGGAAGGCGACATCGTCAAGGTCAAGGTCCTCGAAGTCGACAAGCAGGGCCGCATCCGCCTGTCGATGAAGGCTGTCACCGAAGAAGAAAACGCCGCGGGCTGA
- a CDS encoding DUF2165 family protein → MARRTMIVRMAKLAMVLALAAFALVVAVDNLIDYGSNFSFVQHVLSMDTTFPGNALMGRAIHAPWAWHAGYLMIIAGEGATAVLLLLGGYELWHSRRLPGPVFQAAKRFVAAGCAIGFLVWFFGFMVVGGEWFAMWQSKTWNGQEGAFRFYMALLGVLIFVNQPDADL, encoded by the coding sequence GTGGCTCGCCGCACGATGATCGTGCGCATGGCCAAGCTGGCCATGGTGTTGGCGCTGGCCGCTTTTGCGCTCGTGGTGGCGGTCGATAACCTGATCGACTATGGGTCGAACTTCAGCTTCGTCCAGCACGTCCTCTCGATGGACACCACGTTCCCGGGTAATGCACTCATGGGGCGTGCCATTCATGCACCGTGGGCATGGCACGCGGGCTATCTGATGATCATCGCAGGGGAGGGCGCGACGGCTGTGCTTCTCCTGCTGGGTGGCTATGAGCTCTGGCATTCGCGCCGGCTACCGGGTCCGGTGTTTCAGGCTGCAAAGCGCTTCGTGGCTGCGGGGTGCGCCATCGGCTTCCTGGTCTGGTTTTTCGGGTTCATGGTGGTCGGTGGCGAATGGTTCGCCATGTGGCAATCGAAGACCTGGAACGGCCAGGAAGGTGCGTTCCGCTTTTACATGGCCCTGTTGGGCGTCCTCATCTTCGTCAACCAGCCCGATGCCGACCTGTAG
- a CDS encoding poly(R)-hydroxyalkanoic acid synthase subunit PhaE produces MADKPNDFIDQYQAFVRQGVEAWAKQFDPGAAPTEAPSADIVGRLFAGLGGFGDWMRAFTSGESPATPFAHGTPPFGQPGPAEGFAPFGYGPPPGAAPGSDGFDEWARVARETLSMPALGLTREQQEEQQALLRAWIDYAQQYARYQALLQRVQDRAGDTMRSQGMPTDADSLRTVYDRWVNFSEESYAQAAMSEEFREVYAALVNAQMHLKVLQQRQVERFAVQAGLPTRREVDSLGERLQAVRRELRQMQGLATEVEVLRAEVAALRGAPGAAERRSGASRKDVGAKAAPARAAVKKVSARKVATKSGATKKSAVAKNAAGKKAAAKKVAPKKVARGKTR; encoded by the coding sequence ATGGCTGACAAACCGAACGATTTCATCGACCAGTACCAGGCTTTCGTGCGTCAGGGCGTGGAGGCGTGGGCCAAGCAATTCGATCCTGGCGCGGCGCCCACGGAGGCGCCGTCGGCCGATATCGTCGGGCGGCTGTTCGCCGGCCTTGGCGGCTTCGGCGACTGGATGCGCGCTTTCACCAGTGGTGAATCGCCTGCAACACCCTTTGCCCACGGCACGCCTCCCTTCGGCCAGCCCGGCCCGGCTGAAGGCTTCGCGCCGTTTGGCTACGGCCCGCCGCCGGGTGCGGCACCGGGTTCCGATGGCTTCGACGAGTGGGCACGCGTGGCGAGGGAAACCCTTTCCATGCCCGCACTTGGCCTGACGCGCGAGCAGCAGGAAGAGCAGCAGGCTCTGTTGCGTGCGTGGATCGATTACGCCCAGCAATATGCGCGCTACCAGGCGCTGCTCCAGCGCGTGCAGGATCGGGCGGGCGACACCATGCGTTCGCAGGGCATGCCCACCGATGCGGACAGCCTCCGCACCGTCTACGACCGCTGGGTGAACTTCTCCGAAGAGAGCTACGCCCAGGCGGCGATGTCGGAAGAATTTCGCGAGGTGTATGCCGCGCTGGTGAACGCGCAGATGCACCTGAAAGTGCTGCAACAGCGCCAGGTTGAGCGTTTCGCCGTGCAGGCCGGGCTGCCGACGCGTCGTGAAGTCGATAGCCTGGGTGAGCGCCTGCAGGCGGTGCGTCGTGAATTGCGGCAGATGCAGGGGCTGGCCACCGAGGTGGAGGTCTTGAGGGCTGAGGTCGCCGCGCTGCGCGGCGCGCCGGGTGCCGCGGAAAGGCGCTCTGGCGCATCGCGAAAAGATGTCGGCGCCAAGGCCGCTCCTGCAAGGGCTGCGGTGAAGAAGGTTTCGGCCAGGAAGGTCGCGACGAAGAGTGGCGCAACGAAGAAAAGCGCGGTGGCCAAGAACGCTGCGGGCAAGAAAGCTGCCGCGAAGAAGGTTGCCCCAAAAAAGGTGGCACGAGGTAAGACGCGATGA
- the mtnA gene encoding S-methyl-5-thioribose-1-phosphate isomerase has translation MTTSHDSIRAVQWLGDRLRLLDQRRLPAEEIWFDSVNSDDVTRAIRDLAVRGAPAIGIAAAWGVVLAAKGGEDLAKAMATLRAARPTAVNLMWALDRMKARVDAGADAAALEAEAQAIQDEDLAANRHMGELGAALIEAGSHVMTHCNTGSLATAGYGTALGVIRAGVEAGRIEQVFAGETRPWQQGARLTMWELVRDGIPAKLIADSAASHLMKDGKVKWVIVGADRIAANGDTANKIGTYQLAIAARHHGVKFMVVAPSTTVDMATASGDDIEIELRDATELLSVSGTRTVIEGAEAWNPVFDVTPADLIDAIVTERGVILKPDEEQMRIMFP, from the coding sequence ATGACCACTTCCCACGACTCCATCCGCGCCGTGCAATGGCTCGGCGACCGCCTCCGCCTGCTCGACCAGCGCCGTCTTCCGGCGGAAGAAATCTGGTTCGATAGCGTGAACTCGGATGACGTCACCCGGGCCATTCGTGACCTGGCGGTGCGTGGTGCGCCCGCCATTGGCATCGCGGCCGCGTGGGGTGTGGTGCTGGCAGCGAAGGGTGGGGAAGATCTCGCAAAGGCGATGGCGACGCTGCGTGCCGCCCGCCCAACGGCGGTCAATCTCATGTGGGCACTGGATCGCATGAAGGCGCGCGTCGACGCGGGTGCCGATGCGGCGGCGCTCGAGGCCGAGGCGCAGGCGATCCAGGATGAAGATCTCGCTGCCAACCGTCACATGGGCGAACTGGGCGCTGCCCTGATCGAGGCGGGCTCGCATGTCATGACCCACTGCAATACCGGTTCGCTCGCTACGGCCGGTTACGGCACGGCGCTTGGCGTGATTCGCGCCGGCGTGGAAGCTGGCCGCATCGAGCAGGTGTTCGCGGGTGAAACCCGTCCCTGGCAGCAGGGTGCGCGCCTCACCATGTGGGAGCTGGTCCGTGACGGCATCCCGGCCAAGCTCATCGCTGATTCCGCTGCCTCGCACCTCATGAAGGATGGCAAGGTGAAGTGGGTCATCGTCGGCGCTGACCGCATCGCCGCCAATGGCGATACGGCCAACAAGATCGGTACCTACCAGCTGGCCATTGCCGCGCGCCACCATGGCGTGAAGTTCATGGTCGTGGCACCGTCCACCACGGTGGATATGGCCACAGCCTCCGGCGACGATATCGAGATCGAATTGCGCGACGCCACCGAGCTGCTTTCGGTGAGCGGCACCCGTACGGTGATCGAGGGTGCAGAAGCCTGGAACCCCGTTTTCGACGTCACCCCGGCCGACCTGATCGATGCCATCGTGACCGAGCGCGGCGTCATCCTGAAGCCCGATGAAGAACAGATGCGGATCATGTTTCCGTGA
- a CDS encoding TetR/AcrR family transcriptional regulator, protein MTTPQPPTDDPPLRADAARNRERILAAAEEVFGERGADASLDDVAKRAKVGIGTLYRRFPTREALLAALSDARLLALADASRARDATHEPLEAIRAFVIALVHHASHYRGLATSLGAVLHSGTPGCHASGAEGQRLLLRAQQSGAVRQDVTFDDIVCVVTAVSLAVEQGGSPAARIPHLVGIFLGGIATL, encoded by the coding sequence ATGACGACCCCACAGCCCCCGACAGACGATCCGCCGCTGCGCGCCGACGCTGCGCGCAACCGCGAGCGCATCCTTGCCGCGGCTGAGGAGGTCTTTGGTGAGCGGGGTGCGGATGCCTCGCTGGATGACGTGGCCAAGCGAGCCAAGGTCGGTATCGGCACGCTGTATCGCCGTTTCCCTACGCGCGAAGCGTTGCTGGCGGCGTTGAGCGACGCCCGTCTGCTTGCCCTGGCCGATGCCAGCCGGGCGCGAGATGCCACTCATGAGCCGCTCGAAGCGATACGTGCTTTCGTCATTGCCCTGGTTCACCACGCCAGTCACTACCGCGGCCTCGCGACGTCGCTCGGCGCCGTGCTTCACAGTGGTACGCCCGGCTGCCACGCCAGTGGCGCGGAAGGCCAGCGTCTGCTGCTGCGCGCTCAGCAGTCCGGAGCGGTACGCCAGGATGTGACGTTCGACGACATTGTCTGCGTCGTCACCGCCGTGTCGCTCGCCGTGGAGCAGGGCGGCTCGCCCGCCGCGCGTATTCCCCACCTGGTCGGCATCTTCCTGGGCGGCATAGCGACTCTGTAG
- the gyrA gene encoding DNA gyrase subunit A: MAELAKEVIRVNIEDEMRQSYLDYAMSVIVGRALPDVRDGLKPVHRRVLFAMNELGNSWNKAYKKSARVVGDVIGKYHPHGDASVYDTIVRMAQPFSLRYMLVDGQGNFGSVDGDNAAAMRYTEVRMAKLTHELLADIDKETVDFGPNYDESESEPLVLPTRVPNLLVNGSAGIAVGMATNIPPHNMTEVINAVLALIEEPSLGVDELMTHIPGPDFPTAGIINGSSGIIEAYRTGRGRILVRARAEIETEANGRETIIVHELPYQVNKARLIEKIAELVKEKKLEGISELRDESDKDGMRVVIEIRRDAMADVVLNNLFQQTQLQVTFGINMVALLDGQPKLLNLKDILEAFIRHRREVVTRRTIFELRKARSRAHILEGLTVALANIDEMIELIRTSSSSQEARERMVARKWEPGMVQALLSASGAEASRPEDMDPRDGLRPDGYQLSEIQATEILQMRLHRLTGLEQDKLSDEYRDILETIRGLIEILENPAVLLEVIRGELEQVRADYGDERRTEIQHSQEDLNVLDLIAPEDVVVTLSHTGYIKRQAASLYRAQKRGGKGRSASALKDEDVVQQLWVVNTHDTLLTFTSTGRVYWLKVYQMPEAGPGARGKPIVNLLPLGEGEKVQAVLPIRDYDPNCFVFFATRKGTVKKTPLTEFAFQLQKGKAAINLDEGDALVDVAMTNGESDVLLFASNGKVVRFDENKVRSMGRTATGVRGMLLADDATVVSLIVAHGDGDILTATARGFGKRTVLEDFPKKGRGTQGVIGIQCSERNGNLVAATQVTETQQLMLISDQGTLVRTRVSEVAQVGRNTQGVTLIKLPKDETLIGVVRLEAEEETEVEGEGEITSGDVPAGEITSGEAAADLPPVESGPVDGDNE, translated from the coding sequence ATGGCAGAACTCGCCAAAGAAGTCATCCGCGTCAACATCGAAGACGAGATGCGCCAGAGCTATCTCGACTACGCGATGAGCGTCATCGTCGGGCGCGCACTGCCCGATGTACGCGATGGCCTGAAGCCCGTGCACCGCCGCGTCCTGTTCGCCATGAACGAACTGGGCAACTCGTGGAACAAGGCATACAAGAAATCCGCGCGCGTCGTCGGTGACGTCATCGGTAAATACCATCCGCATGGTGATGCGTCGGTTTACGACACCATCGTCCGCATGGCCCAGCCGTTCTCGCTGCGCTACATGCTGGTCGACGGCCAGGGTAACTTCGGTTCGGTCGATGGCGATAACGCCGCGGCCATGCGATACACCGAAGTGCGCATGGCGAAGCTCACCCATGAGCTGCTCGCCGATATCGATAAGGAAACGGTCGATTTCGGGCCGAACTACGACGAAAGCGAAAGCGAGCCGCTGGTGTTGCCCACCCGCGTGCCGAACCTGCTCGTCAACGGTTCCGCGGGCATTGCGGTGGGTATGGCCACCAATATCCCGCCGCACAACATGACCGAGGTCATCAACGCCGTGCTGGCGCTGATCGAAGAACCCTCGCTCGGCGTCGATGAACTCATGACGCACATCCCGGGTCCGGATTTCCCGACCGCGGGCATCATCAATGGCTCGTCCGGCATCATCGAGGCGTACCGCACCGGCCGTGGCCGCATCCTGGTCCGCGCGCGTGCCGAGATCGAAACCGAAGCCAACGGCCGCGAGACGATCATCGTCCACGAGCTGCCGTACCAGGTGAACAAGGCTCGCCTGATCGAGAAGATCGCCGAGCTGGTCAAGGAAAAGAAGCTCGAGGGCATCTCGGAGCTGCGCGACGAGTCCGACAAGGACGGCATGCGCGTGGTCATCGAGATCCGCCGCGATGCCATGGCCGACGTGGTGCTGAACAACCTGTTCCAGCAGACTCAGCTGCAGGTCACCTTCGGTATCAACATGGTGGCCCTGCTCGATGGCCAGCCGAAGCTGCTGAACCTCAAGGACATCCTTGAAGCGTTCATCCGTCATCGTCGCGAAGTCGTCACCCGCCGTACCATTTTCGAACTGCGCAAGGCCCGTTCGCGCGCCCACATCCTCGAAGGCCTCACGGTCGCGCTGGCCAACATCGACGAGATGATTGAGCTGATCCGCACCTCGTCGTCGTCGCAGGAAGCCCGCGAGCGCATGGTCGCCCGCAAGTGGGAGCCGGGCATGGTCCAGGCGCTGCTCTCGGCCTCTGGTGCCGAGGCGTCGCGTCCGGAAGACATGGATCCGCGCGATGGCCTGCGCCCCGACGGCTACCAGCTGTCGGAGATCCAGGCCACCGAAATCCTGCAGATGCGCCTGCACCGCCTCACCGGCCTGGAGCAGGACAAGCTCAGCGACGAGTACCGCGATATCCTCGAGACCATCCGTGGCCTCATCGAGATCCTGGAAAACCCGGCGGTGCTGCTTGAGGTCATCCGCGGCGAGCTGGAGCAGGTCCGTGCCGATTACGGTGATGAGCGTCGTACGGAAATCCAGCATTCGCAGGAAGACCTGAACGTCCTCGACCTGATCGCGCCGGAAGACGTCGTGGTCACGCTCTCGCACACGGGTTACATCAAGCGCCAGGCCGCCAGCCTGTACCGCGCGCAGAAGCGTGGCGGCAAGGGCCGTTCGGCGTCGGCACTGAAGGACGAAGACGTCGTGCAGCAGCTGTGGGTGGTGAACACCCACGACACGCTGCTCACCTTCACCAGCACCGGTCGTGTTTACTGGCTCAAGGTGTACCAGATGCCGGAAGCCGGCCCGGGGGCGCGTGGCAAGCCCATCGTGAACCTGCTGCCGCTGGGTGAGGGCGAGAAGGTCCAGGCCGTGCTGCCGATCCGCGATTACGACCCGAACTGCTTCGTGTTCTTCGCCACCCGCAAGGGCACCGTGAAGAAGACCCCGCTCACCGAGTTCGCGTTCCAGCTGCAGAAGGGCAAGGCCGCCATCAACCTCGACGAGGGCGATGCGCTGGTCGACGTGGCCATGACCAACGGCGAAAGCGACGTGCTGCTGTTTGCTTCGAACGGCAAGGTCGTGCGCTTCGACGAGAACAAGGTGCGCTCCATGGGCCGCACCGCGACCGGCGTGCGCGGCATGCTGCTCGCCGACGATGCCACGGTGGTGTCGCTTATCGTGGCCCACGGCGACGGTGACATCCTCACCGCCACGGCGCGTGGCTTCGGCAAGCGCACCGTGCTCGAGGATTTCCCGAAGAAGGGTCGCGGTACGCAGGGCGTCATCGGTATCCAGTGCTCCGAGCGTAACGGCAACCTCGTTGCTGCCACGCAGGTCACCGAAACCCAGCAGCTGATGCTCATCTCCGACCAGGGCACGCTCGTGCGCACCCGCGTGTCGGAAGTGGCTCAGGTTGGCCGTAACACCCAGGGCGTCACGCTGATCAAGCTGCCGAAGGACGAGACCCTCATTGGTGTCGTCCGCCTCGAAGCCGAGGAAGAAACCGAGGTGGAAGGCGAGGGCGAAATCACCAGCGGTGATGTGCCCGCCGGCGAGATCACGAGCGGGGAAGCCGCGGCAGATCTGCCGCCGGTGGAATCCGGCCCGGTCGACGGCGATAACGAGTAA
- the rpsO gene encoding 30S ribosomal protein S15, whose product MSLTVEQTSQIIKDYGRKDNDTGSTEVQVALLSANITALQDHFQAHKQDHHSRRGLLKMVNKRKTLLAYLKKSDLARYQTLIERLGLRR is encoded by the coding sequence ATGTCGCTCACCGTCGAACAGACCAGCCAGATCATCAAGGACTACGGTCGCAAGGATAACGACACCGGCTCGACCGAAGTCCAGGTCGCGCTGCTGTCCGCGAACATCACCGCGCTGCAGGATCACTTCCAGGCGCACAAGCAGGACCACCACTCGCGTCGCGGTCTGCTGAAGATGGTCAACAAGCGCAAGACGCTGCTGGCCTACCTCAAGAAGAGCGATCTCGCTCGCTACCAGACCCTTATCGAACGCCTCGGCCTGCGCCGCTAA
- a CDS encoding glucose 1-dehydrogenase, translating to MSKRFEGKVVVVTGGSEGIGLATAKRFATEGAHVYITGRRQEALDTATKAIGHGAIGIQGDASSVADLDSLYDRVRADHGKVDVVFANAGTAEVNPRPLGEIDEEAFDRLFGLNVRGLLFSVQKALPLLSDGGAIVLNGSVAGSKGFPGQSLYNATKAAVRSFARSWTADLAPRGIRVNVVAPGGTETKMMRNFLDERPGVEDMLQQLVPLARLGEPDEVASAVLFLASDESRYIAGAELFVDGGSVAV from the coding sequence GTGAGCAAGCGTTTTGAAGGCAAGGTTGTCGTGGTCACCGGCGGAAGCGAGGGCATTGGTCTGGCGACCGCCAAGCGGTTTGCCACCGAGGGCGCGCACGTCTACATCACCGGGCGGCGGCAGGAGGCCCTGGATACGGCCACCAAGGCGATCGGGCATGGCGCCATCGGCATCCAGGGTGATGCATCGAGCGTGGCCGACCTGGACTCCCTCTACGATCGCGTCCGCGCCGACCACGGCAAGGTGGATGTGGTGTTTGCCAACGCAGGTACCGCTGAGGTCAACCCGCGACCACTCGGCGAGATCGATGAAGAAGCCTTCGATCGCCTGTTCGGCCTGAACGTTCGCGGCCTGCTGTTCTCCGTACAGAAGGCCCTGCCCCTGCTGAGCGACGGTGGCGCAATCGTTCTCAACGGCTCGGTCGCCGGCAGCAAGGGCTTTCCCGGCCAGTCGCTGTACAACGCGACCAAGGCGGCCGTGCGCTCGTTTGCGCGAAGCTGGACCGCCGACCTCGCGCCCCGCGGCATTCGGGTGAACGTGGTGGCGCCCGGCGGCACCGAGACCAAGATGATGCGCAACTTCCTGGATGAGCGCCCGGGAGTGGAAGACATGCTGCAGCAACTAGTGCCGCTGGCGCGACTGGGTGAGCCGGATGAAGTGGCGAGCGCCGTGTTGTTCCTTGCCTCGGACGAAAGCCGCTACATCGCGGGCGCGGAGTTGTTTGTCGATGGCGGCTCCGTCGCCGTCTAA
- a CDS encoding class III poly(R)-hydroxyalkanoic acid synthase subunit PhaC, with protein sequence MSANPFHIDPERARAEVEAFRRKVEAGMETLKNVGPIELGTTPREAVYTEDKLTLWHFKGTKKPSAKVPLLICYALVNTPWMVDLQEDRSMVRNLLEQGEDVYLIDWGYPDGADRWLTLEDYIDGYLDRCVDVIRRRHALDAINLLGICQGGVFSLCYAALHGDKVKNLITMVTPVDFHTPDNMLSHWARNVDIDLFVDTIGNVPADLMNFAYLTLKPLRLNQQKYVAMVDILDNPKEVENFLRMEKWIFDSPDQAGETFRQFTRDFFQKNLLIQGKATVGGKVIDLGTITQPVLNIYAEQDHLVPPAASLPLKDVVGSKDYTVLPFPGGHIGIYVSGRAQKLVPPAIHEWLAAR encoded by the coding sequence ATGAGCGCCAATCCGTTCCATATCGATCCCGAGCGCGCGCGTGCGGAAGTCGAGGCATTCCGCCGCAAGGTGGAAGCGGGGATGGAAACGTTGAAGAACGTTGGCCCGATTGAGTTGGGTACGACGCCGCGCGAGGCCGTCTATACGGAAGATAAGCTCACGCTCTGGCACTTCAAAGGCACGAAGAAGCCCTCTGCGAAAGTGCCGTTGTTGATCTGCTATGCACTGGTCAATACGCCCTGGATGGTCGATCTTCAGGAAGACCGCTCGATGGTGCGTAACCTGCTGGAGCAGGGCGAGGATGTGTACCTCATCGATTGGGGTTACCCCGATGGTGCTGATCGCTGGCTCACGCTCGAAGACTACATTGATGGTTACCTCGACCGTTGCGTCGATGTGATCCGCCGCCGTCACGCGCTGGACGCGATCAACCTGCTCGGCATCTGCCAGGGCGGTGTGTTTTCGCTGTGCTACGCAGCGCTGCACGGCGACAAGGTCAAGAACCTGATCACCATGGTGACGCCGGTGGATTTCCACACGCCGGACAACATGCTTTCCCACTGGGCGCGTAACGTCGATATCGACCTGTTCGTCGACACGATCGGCAACGTGCCGGCTGACCTGATGAACTTCGCCTACCTCACGCTGAAGCCGCTGCGGCTTAACCAGCAGAAGTACGTGGCGATGGTCGACATCCTGGACAACCCGAAGGAAGTGGAAAACTTCCTTCGTATGGAGAAGTGGATCTTCGATTCACCCGACCAGGCCGGCGAAACCTTCCGTCAGTTCACCCGTGATTTTTTCCAGAAGAACCTGTTGATCCAGGGCAAGGCCACCGTGGGCGGCAAGGTCATCGACCTTGGCACGATCACCCAGCCCGTGCTGAATATCTACGCCGAGCAGGATCACCTGGTGCCGCCAGCGGCTTCCCTGCCGTTGAAGGACGTGGTCGGTAGCAAGGACTACACAGTATTGCCGTTTCCCGGTGGCCACATTGGCATCTATGTTTCCGGTCGTGCGCAAAAGCTGGTCCCGCCCGCGATCCATGAGTGGCTCGCCGCACGATGA